CGCGATGCATCAGGCGCAGCGCGGAGCCGACTCACACCTAGAGGCCCGCATTCGCGCTTATGAGCTGGCTTTCCGGATGCAGTCCGATGCGCCTGAGGCGGTGGACATTTCCGAAGAATCCGCAGCGACTCAAACCCTCTACGGTCTGGATGACCCGACCACCAAAGAATTCGGCACCCGCTGCCTGCTGGCCCGGCGCATGATCGAGCGGGGCGTGCGTTTTGTGCAGCTTTACTCAGGCGATACGAATGGCTGGGATGCCCATGAAGATGTGCTGAAAAACCACACCGAGTATTGCGCCCGCACGGACAAACCGGTGGCGGGTCTCATCCGAGATCTCAAACAGCGTGGACTGCTGGAAGATACGCTGGTCATCTGGGGCGGTGAATTTGGCCGCATGCCCATGAGTGAAAAGGGTGTAGGCCGGGACCACAATCCGTGGGGTTACAGCACCGTCTTTTTCGGGGCAGGCGTCAAACATGGTCACGTGCACGGGGCCACCGATGATGTGGGCCTGCGCGCTGTGCAGGACAAAGTGCACGTGCATGATCTGCACGCGACCATCCTGCATCTGCTGGGAATGGACCATGAAAGCCTGACCTACCGTCACAATGGCCGCGATGAACGCCTGACGGATGTGGCGGGCCACGTGGTGAAGGGCATCCTGACCTGAGGCCATGAAGCTGATTCTTGTCACCCTTCTGATGGGCCTGGGACTGACCTCCGCCCATGGACGTGCCATTCGTGCCTCGACCGATCCTGTGAAGGACGAACCCCCGATCACAGCCAAAGATCAAGAGCACTGGGCTTTTCAACAACTGAACACGCAGGCCGATGGGAAGGCCGCAAAAACGCTGGACACCTTCATTGAGGCCAAGCTCACCGAGGCAGGGCTCAAACGATCTCCCCCGGCCTCGGCGGAGACGTTGATCCGACGAATCACCTTTGACCTCACCGGTCTGCCACCAGCGCCGGAGGAAGCCGCAGCTTTTCAGGTAGCCTTTCAAAAATCCCCTCAGCCAGCTCTGGATGCACTTACCAACCGGCTGCTGGCCAGTCCCCAATATGGGGAGCACTGGGCTCAGTGGTGGCTGGACATGGCCCGCTTTGCAGAGACCGATGGCTTTGAGCATGATCGCGAACGCAGCCGCGCTTGGCAGTATCGGGACTGGGTGGTACAGGCGCTGAACAAGGATCAGCCCTTCGATGACTTTGTCCGCCAACAGATCGCCGGCGATCTGCTGCCCGATGGTGAAGAAGTGGCCACCGGATTTCTCTTCGCCGGGCCGGACATGCCGGATCTCAATAATCAAGACGAACGCCGCCATGTCGTGCTGAATGAAATCACCACCACCGTCGGCTCGGTTTTCCTGGGCCTAACCATTGGTTGTGCACAATGCCATGACCATGCTTATGATCCCCTAAGTCAGGCCGATTTTTATCGATTGCGGGCTTTTTTTGACAAGGCCGTGCTTCCCAAAATCGACCGCCAACTCGGCCCGTCCGTCCGTGAATACACTGAGGGTGTGCCTGCCAGCGTGGTTTATGTGCGGGGTGATTTCCGCCGCCCTGGCCCTGCCATTGATCCAGGTTACCCACGCATCGGCGGCGGATTGGATCTGCCTGCCCAGGACCGCGCGAGCCTCGCCCACTGGGTCACGCGCCCTGACAATGCCTTGTTCCTGCGGGCCACGGTCAATCGCCTTTGGCTGCAGCACTTTGGCAAACCTCTGGCCCCAACCCCCGGCGATCTGGGGGTGCAGAGCCAGGTCCCCACGCATCCGGAACTGCTGAACTGGCTAGCAGCGGAACTGCCACGCCAGGGATGGAGCCTGAAAAAAATGCACAAGCTCATCCTTATGTCTGCCACCTACCAGCAGGCCACCCAGCCACCGGGAATGAGAGAAGAGGCCGTCAATCTGTATGCCGCGATGCCACGGCGCCGACTCAGCGGCGAGATGCTGCGCGATGCGATGCTGAGCGTCACCGGGCAGCTCAATCTCAAAACGGGCGGCCCTGGGGTGCATCTGCCCCTGCCCAAGGAGATCAGTGGCACGCTGCTGAAAAAGCAGGCTGCCGTGACGGACGATAACACCGAGCAAAAGCGCCGAAGCCTCTACATCTTTGCCCGGCGAAATGCCCGCCAGCCTATTTTTGACCTCTTCGACCGCCCCGATGCCCTTGCAAGTTGCTCACGCCGTGAGCAATCCACCACAGCACCACAGGCATTGCTGATGATGAATTCTGAGTTCACCCAGTCCATGGCCTTCTCCTTGGCCCAACAAGCGCAGGAACGGCACGGTTCAGACACTCAAAGCATGATCACCTGGATCACGCAGCGCTGTTTCTCACGGCAGGCTACGGAGCAAGAGCAAAAGCTGGGAGAGGACTTCATCCGAGCACAGATTCCCCTAGCAGGCAGTTTCCAGGGAGCTTTGGCCGATTATTGTCTGGCGGTGTTGAATGCGAATGAGTTCGTCTATATAGACTGACTCATGACACCCCCTACCCCGGAACGTGGCGCCTTGCTGGCCAAAATCGGCGCCTTCCTACAGCCTGCCCAGGTGATCGGCTTCATGCTAAGTTGGTTCAGCATGCGCGAGGCGATGAGCCTGGGGGCCTCTGCGGTGCCGGAGGGTGGCGTGGTCATCAAGGACGTCACGGCCGATGCCAGCCAAGCTTTCGACTATTTCCTCTTTGGCATCGGCATTGCTGTGGTGGGGCTGATCCTGGTCATCATCGCCGCCACCTGGTTTCGCTACCGGGCGAGCTGGTTCTTCTGGTTCATGTGCATCTACGGCGGTGCGATGATCATGTCCTACATGGCCCCTTTTGGCCTCTTTTTGGTGATCTATGCGCTGGTGAAAAAGCGCGAGTTCCCCCTGGACCCACCGCCCACACCTGGGACGATGGTTTAGCGCCCCAAGATGGGAAAGGCAGGTTACTTCTTTTTGCCCTTTTTCTTCTTTTTACCCGGGGCACCGTCCTTGGCTGCCGCTGTCTTCATTTGAGGTTTAGCCTCTGGATGGGTGGCCAGGATGGCTGCCAATTCTGTGACGATCTCCGGGCGCTCGCTTGCCAGGTTCTTGGTTTCCAGCGGGTCTTCCTGGTAGTCGTAAAGTTCAAAGGCATCCGCAGGCTCGCCGCTGCCGGGCTTTTTCCATTCCACCAGTCGGTAGCGGTCCGTGCGGATGGCCCGCCCTAACAAATTGTTACGTGGATAGACATGGATGACACTGTCGCGGCTCTTCAGCGCCGGGTCTTTCATCACCGCAGCAAAGCTTTTGCCATCCAGCCCTGCGGGTGCTGGCAGGCCTGCGAGGTCGCTGAGAGTGGGGTAAATATCCACCGTCTCGATGAATGAAGCCGACTTCACACCCGCCGCAGCCCCAGGAGCGGCGACGATGACGGGGATGCGAGCTGCCTGCTCATAGTTCGTGTGTTTGCACCACATGCTGTGGTCTCCCAAATGCCAGCCATGGTCGCCCCAAAAAACAATGATGGTATTTTCAGCCAACCCACTAGCATCCAGAGCATCCAGCACGAGACCTAGCTGCGCATCCATGTAGCTGGTAGCGGCATAATAACCATGGATGAGGCGGCGAGTCGTCGTGTCATCGATCGGACCTGTCTGCGGCATGTCGCTGTATTGACGCAGCTCACCGCCCGGCTGGCCGGCATAGGCAGGGGCACCCTGTGGAGCGTCTTTGACCTGGGGCATGGGCAGCTTCGCCGGATCATAGAGGTCCCAGTATTTTTTTGGAGAAACAAAGGGCAGATGCGGGCGGATGAAACCGACGGCCAGGAAGA
This is a stretch of genomic DNA from Prosthecobacter algae. It encodes these proteins:
- a CDS encoding DUF1549 and DUF1553 domain-containing protein yields the protein MKLILVTLLMGLGLTSAHGRAIRASTDPVKDEPPITAKDQEHWAFQQLNTQADGKAAKTLDTFIEAKLTEAGLKRSPPASAETLIRRITFDLTGLPPAPEEAAAFQVAFQKSPQPALDALTNRLLASPQYGEHWAQWWLDMARFAETDGFEHDRERSRAWQYRDWVVQALNKDQPFDDFVRQQIAGDLLPDGEEVATGFLFAGPDMPDLNNQDERRHVVLNEITTTVGSVFLGLTIGCAQCHDHAYDPLSQADFYRLRAFFDKAVLPKIDRQLGPSVREYTEGVPASVVYVRGDFRRPGPAIDPGYPRIGGGLDLPAQDRASLAHWVTRPDNALFLRATVNRLWLQHFGKPLAPTPGDLGVQSQVPTHPELLNWLAAELPRQGWSLKKMHKLILMSATYQQATQPPGMREEAVNLYAAMPRRRLSGEMLRDAMLSVTGQLNLKTGGPGVHLPLPKEISGTLLKKQAAVTDDNTEQKRRSLYIFARRNARQPIFDLFDRPDALASCSRREQSTTAPQALLMMNSEFTQSMAFSLAQQAQERHGSDTQSMITWITQRCFSRQATEQEQKLGEDFIRAQIPLAGSFQGALADYCLAVLNANEFVYID
- a CDS encoding sulfatase produces the protein MPLRSIVFGAMHVRQIFLSLIAVATAQAAKPNVLMICVDDLKPNIGCFGDAVAQTPNIDRLAKRGVLFEKAYCNQAVCSPSRNALMTSLRPQSLGIYELMTNFRKAAPNAVTMTQHFMAQGYKAEGLGKILHVGHGNVDDAASWSVPSWKPKAQTYVNEESTAVTREAKVGGDRGWATEKAETADDTYADGLVAREAVKRLESAAKKSDQPFFLAVGFIRPHLPFVSPKKYWDLYDPAKLPMPQVKDAPQGAPAYAGQPGGELRQYSDMPQTGPIDDTTTRRLIHGYYAATSYMDAQLGLVLDALDASGLAENTIIVFWGDHGWHLGDHSMWCKHTNYEQAARIPVIVAAPGAAAGVKSASFIETVDIYPTLSDLAGLPAPAGLDGKSFAAVMKDPALKSRDSVIHVYPRNNLLGRAIRTDRYRLVEWKKPGSGEPADAFELYDYQEDPLETKNLASERPEIVTELAAILATHPEAKPQMKTAAAKDGAPGKKKKKGKKK